In Thioalkalivibrio paradoxus ARh 1, the following are encoded in one genomic region:
- the wecB gene encoding non-hydrolyzing UDP-N-acetylglucosamine 2-epimerase, with translation MIRILTVVGARPQFIKAAVVSRAISVRSVIEEQILHTGQHFDIDMSARFFEELEIPEPAFNLGIGGGSHGQNTGRMIEGIERVLLDQRPDWLLVYGDTDSTLAGALAAVKLHIPVAHVEAGLRSFNRRMPEEINRVLTDHAATRLFAPTAAAVTNPRNEGIESDAVEQVGDVMYDAALFYGKKAERVSSILRDLNLNPKSYVLATLHRAENTDDPARLEAILDGFRASGQRIILPLHPRTHSRLTRFGLVLPENVQGIPPVGYLDMVQLERNAILIATDSGGVQKEAFFHQVPCVTLRDETEWVELVEAGWNRLAPALSGLIPEAMETRLGSSGLNVSHYGQGDAARLIAGSLTIPRGS, from the coding sequence AGCAGATTCTCCACACGGGGCAGCATTTCGATATCGACATGTCGGCGCGGTTTTTCGAGGAACTCGAAATTCCCGAACCTGCGTTCAACCTCGGGATCGGCGGCGGATCCCACGGTCAGAATACCGGGCGCATGATCGAGGGAATCGAGCGGGTGCTGCTGGATCAGCGACCGGATTGGCTATTGGTCTACGGGGATACCGATTCGACCCTCGCCGGAGCGTTGGCAGCTGTGAAGCTGCATATCCCAGTGGCGCACGTCGAGGCGGGTTTGCGGTCGTTCAACCGGCGCATGCCCGAGGAGATAAACCGGGTGTTGACCGACCACGCGGCGACGCGGCTCTTCGCGCCCACAGCGGCGGCCGTGACCAACCCAAGGAACGAGGGAATTGAGAGCGATGCTGTGGAGCAGGTCGGCGACGTGATGTACGACGCGGCCTTGTTCTATGGCAAGAAGGCCGAGCGCGTGAGCTCGATCCTGCGCGATCTGAATCTAAACCCGAAAAGCTACGTTCTCGCGACGCTCCACCGGGCCGAAAACACCGACGATCCTGCGCGTCTCGAGGCTATTCTCGATGGGTTCCGCGCGAGCGGCCAGCGCATCATTCTGCCCCTCCACCCCCGCACGCACAGCCGGTTAACCCGCTTTGGCTTGGTATTGCCCGAGAACGTGCAGGGCATTCCGCCCGTTGGGTACCTGGATATGGTCCAACTGGAGCGGAATGCCATCCTGATCGCAACCGACTCGGGCGGCGTGCAGAAGGAAGCGTTCTTTCACCAAGTACCCTGCGTAACCCTTCGGGACGAGACCGAATGGGTGGAACTCGTCGAGGCGGGGTGGAACCGGCTGGCGCCGGCACTGAGCGGGTTGATCCCTGAGGCAATGGAGACCCGGTTGGGCAGCTCCGGATTGAACGTTTCACACTACGGGCAAGGGGACGCGGCTCGGTTGATTGCTGGTTCTTTGACTATCCCTCGGGGCTCTTGA
- a CDS encoding glycosyltransferase family 4 protein — MTQKQTGAVRTKHVWVLNHYARGPSESGGTRHFHLAQKLVPLGWVATVFTASVNRDDIRQTVARNEGYRDEQIEGVSFRRIRTPAYQGNGIGRIKNMLAYFGRMLLPRYTRGIPDPEVVVGSSVHPFAAVAAALLARRHRVPFVFEVRDLWPQTLIEMGRLREGSAVTWLMRRLELWLYRSADRIVVLLPKAVEYIAPLGIPEDRVNWIPNGVDLTLYSRNRPPRGPSCQPFTFMYFGAHGQANGLETLIEAMGILKRRGRADAVQLRMIGGGGLKPTLIEMSQQLGLSNISFESRVEKREIPNLAAQADAFVITVRALPGLYRYGISMNKLFDYLAAGRPIVISLSAANNPVAEAGAGLTAEPDDPVSLADAMEKLVALPAEERSAMGESARKYVSENHRFEVLAKRFADILDDVVAERSRESRALGPRFWR, encoded by the coding sequence ATGACTCAAAAACAGACTGGGGCGGTGCGCACCAAGCACGTATGGGTGCTCAACCACTACGCGCGTGGGCCATCGGAAAGCGGCGGGACCCGTCATTTCCATCTGGCCCAGAAGCTTGTTCCTCTGGGTTGGGTGGCGACCGTATTTACCGCCAGTGTCAATCGAGATGATATACGGCAGACGGTTGCCCGAAATGAGGGATACCGGGATGAGCAAATTGAGGGAGTGTCGTTCCGGCGCATCCGCACGCCGGCATACCAAGGTAACGGGATTGGCCGAATCAAGAATATGCTGGCCTATTTTGGGCGGATGCTTTTGCCCCGATATACGCGAGGAATTCCGGATCCCGAAGTAGTCGTCGGCTCTAGCGTGCACCCGTTTGCCGCAGTCGCTGCAGCGCTATTGGCGCGGCGTCATAGAGTCCCTTTCGTGTTCGAGGTGCGTGATCTCTGGCCGCAGACATTGATCGAGATGGGACGGTTAAGAGAAGGGAGCGCTGTCACTTGGCTGATGCGGCGGTTGGAGCTATGGTTGTATCGGTCTGCGGACCGAATCGTGGTTTTGTTGCCGAAGGCGGTTGAGTACATTGCGCCACTCGGGATCCCAGAAGATCGTGTAAATTGGATCCCGAATGGGGTTGACCTGACGCTGTACTCTCGAAACCGCCCCCCCCGGGGTCCTTCTTGCCAACCCTTTACTTTCATGTACTTCGGGGCTCATGGACAAGCGAACGGTCTCGAGACGTTGATCGAGGCCATGGGGATTCTGAAGAGAAGGGGGCGAGCCGATGCGGTACAGCTGCGAATGATTGGTGGGGGTGGCTTGAAGCCGACACTCATCGAGATGAGCCAACAGCTTGGGTTGAGCAATATTTCTTTTGAGTCGAGAGTCGAAAAAAGAGAGATTCCAAATCTGGCGGCGCAGGCGGACGCGTTCGTTATTACCGTAAGGGCGCTTCCCGGTCTCTATCGGTATGGGATAAGCATGAACAAGCTGTTCGATTACTTGGCGGCTGGTCGTCCAATTGTCATCTCGCTGAGCGCAGCGAACAATCCGGTTGCCGAGGCGGGTGCGGGGCTTACCGCAGAGCCCGACGATCCAGTGTCCTTGGCTGATGCAATGGAGAAACTAGTCGCGCTTCCCGCCGAGGAGCGATCGGCAATGGGCGAGTCGGCCCGCAAGTACGTTTCGGAAAACCATCGATTCGAAGTCTTGGCTAAGCGTTTTGCCGACATTCTTGATGATGTGGTTGCCGAGCGCAGTCGGGAGAGTCGTGCGCTCGGGCCGAGGTTCTGGCGGTGA
- a CDS encoding carboxylate--amine ligase: MRRGLKTMQTVLVTDAFVRSSYAALRNLTDHGIRVSVADRRRLGMCQASRRKARFARYRSHYADEAGFVADVAAICQAHSIGLVLPSHNETEILAKHRERLPPGLDALIPDAGHCALFNDKARGYELARSCQVPVPLRVPYSNADELAKRLREQGFERCVIKLRTGNSAKGVFYAHSPAEAADMVRRLVREFDLPADRLPQVEEHVFGEGWGCSVLYWKGSRVAMFTHRRVREKIATGGTSTLREAVANAGLEQAAQRIFDAIGWHGLAMSEWKVCPATGRFWFVEVNPRMWGSIALPISAGVEFPYLAWLCAVEGEEVARAYQEKAAVRLPWRSRWLLGDLAVGARQVLSGQLCDAYRTLFQARADALDDFFWDDPLVFLGEVGVYLENAIRGRSLNPVEKGMIG; the protein is encoded by the coding sequence ATGCGTAGGGGTCTCAAGACAATGCAAACAGTTCTTGTAACCGATGCGTTTGTACGCTCGTCCTACGCCGCCCTGCGGAACCTGACCGACCACGGCATCAGGGTGAGCGTGGCGGACCGTCGCCGCCTGGGCATGTGTCAGGCGTCGCGCCGCAAGGCGCGTTTTGCGCGGTACCGATCGCATTACGCGGACGAGGCGGGTTTCGTCGCGGACGTGGCCGCGATTTGCCAAGCGCATTCGATTGGGCTGGTGCTCCCCTCACACAACGAAACCGAGATCCTGGCCAAGCATCGTGAACGACTGCCACCGGGGCTGGATGCATTGATTCCGGATGCCGGGCACTGCGCGCTGTTCAACGACAAGGCGCGGGGCTACGAGTTGGCGCGGTCCTGCCAAGTGCCGGTTCCGCTGCGTGTACCGTACTCGAATGCCGATGAATTGGCTAAGAGGCTTCGCGAGCAGGGGTTTGAGCGTTGCGTGATCAAGCTCCGCACCGGGAACAGCGCCAAAGGTGTGTTCTATGCTCACTCGCCCGCCGAGGCGGCGGACATGGTGCGGCGGCTGGTGCGGGAATTCGACTTGCCTGCCGATCGCCTGCCGCAGGTGGAGGAACATGTTTTCGGCGAGGGCTGGGGCTGTTCGGTGCTCTACTGGAAAGGGAGCCGGGTGGCCATGTTCACGCATCGTCGTGTTCGCGAAAAGATCGCGACCGGCGGCACCAGCACGCTGCGCGAGGCGGTGGCGAACGCGGGCCTCGAACAAGCGGCGCAGCGGATCTTCGATGCGATCGGCTGGCACGGGCTGGCCATGAGCGAGTGGAAGGTGTGTCCCGCCACGGGACGCTTTTGGTTCGTTGAAGTGAACCCGCGGATGTGGGGGTCGATCGCGCTGCCGATCAGCGCCGGAGTGGAATTCCCGTATCTCGCATGGCTGTGTGCGGTAGAAGGCGAAGAAGTGGCGCGCGCGTATCAGGAAAAGGCGGCGGTGCGGCTGCCGTGGCGGAGCCGCTGGCTGCTGGGGGATCTCGCCGTGGGCGCGCGGCAGGTATTGTCCGGCCAGTTGTGCGACGCCTACCGCACGCTGTTTCAGGCGCGCGCCGACGCGCTGGACGACTTCTTCTGGGACGATCCGCTGGTGTTCCTGGGCGAGGTGGGCGTGTACCTGGAGAATGCGATCCGGGGGCGGAGCCTCAACCCGGTGGAGAAGGGGATGATCGGGTAG
- a CDS encoding haloacid dehalogenase-like hydrolase, with amino-acid sequence MLVPLLRLAVGGNEERIPRAKDRCVAGSLRGLSDEQVRPTLQRYRNDVVPLIRPELADLMRERAAAGQTVLVVTASAELAVREALRDFPVTVLGTRFAARDGRFTGAVEGAGCYGAAKVPRTHAWVNRQPAPPRFVEAWSDALSDLPMLELAEKRVWVCREAQVARIRERDPQGEIVWGRVWGGEPVTDCEEPVLPPSPRAPVIARPEAVAKAAANWRGSPRAGWIATGLRPSR; translated from the coding sequence GTGCTGGTGCCGCTGTTGCGGCTGGCGGTGGGCGGGAACGAAGAACGAATCCCGCGCGCCAAGGACCGCTGCGTGGCTGGGTCGCTGCGGGGATTGTCCGACGAACAGGTGCGGCCGACCCTGCAACGCTACCGCAACGACGTGGTGCCACTGATTCGGCCTGAGCTCGCCGATCTGATGCGCGAGCGGGCTGCGGCCGGGCAAACCGTGCTGGTAGTGACCGCCTCGGCGGAACTCGCGGTGCGCGAAGCGCTGCGGGATTTCCCGGTGACGGTGCTGGGCACGCGGTTCGCGGCGCGGGACGGGCGCTTTACCGGGGCGGTCGAGGGTGCGGGCTGCTACGGGGCCGCGAAGGTACCGCGGACTCATGCTTGGGTGAACAGGCAGCCGGCCCCGCCGCGGTTCGTGGAAGCCTGGTCGGATGCGTTGAGCGACCTCCCCATGCTGGAACTCGCGGAGAAACGCGTTTGGGTGTGCCGCGAGGCGCAGGTGGCGCGTATCCGTGAGCGTGACCCGCAGGGCGAGATTGTGTGGGGTAGGGTGTGGGGTGGTGAGCCCGTCACCGACTGCGAGGAGCCTGTACTCCCTCCGTCACCGCGAGCCCCTGTCATTGCGAGGCCGGAGGCCGTGGCAAAGGCCGCGGCAAACTGGCGCGGCAGCCCACGCGCCGGCTGGATCGCCACGGGGCTTCGCCCCTCGCGATGA
- a CDS encoding ElyC/SanA/YdcF family protein, protein MLDTLKPLVGAFAAPLALATLLVLLAALALWRGRRVLGRLLLVLGLLLIFLSSWAPVANRLLAPLEGAYPPVWDPRDQGDVTAVVVLGAGWEPDFDAPASIRLSTRSSVRLMEGLRLLEALPDARLLVSGASRDATRLPVALGYAQAAQALGVEPARLVVLDTPVDTAQEAYAVRAVLADGERFFLVTSASHMPRAVRHFERAGLEPIPAPTGFKTGRERVRTLGYWLPSAGNLRKTERAVHETLGLLALELDHRGR, encoded by the coding sequence ATGCTCGACACCCTCAAACCCCTCGTCGGCGCCTTCGCGGCGCCGTTGGCGCTGGCGACGCTGCTCGTGCTGTTGGCCGCGCTGGCGCTGTGGCGGGGCCGGCGTGTGCTCGGGCGTCTGCTGCTGGTGCTGGGCCTGTTGCTGATCTTCCTGTCGTCCTGGGCCCCGGTCGCGAACCGCCTGTTGGCGCCGTTGGAGGGCGCCTATCCGCCGGTGTGGGATCCGCGCGATCAGGGGGACGTGACTGCGGTGGTGGTGCTCGGTGCCGGGTGGGAGCCTGATTTCGATGCTCCTGCCTCGATCCGGCTAAGCACCCGTTCGTCGGTGCGCCTGATGGAGGGGCTGCGCCTGCTCGAGGCGCTGCCGGACGCGCGTTTGCTGGTGAGCGGCGCGAGCCGGGACGCGACGCGCCTGCCGGTGGCGCTGGGCTACGCGCAGGCGGCGCAGGCGCTGGGGGTGGAGCCCGCGCGCCTCGTGGTGCTGGATACCCCGGTCGACACCGCGCAGGAGGCCTACGCGGTGCGGGCGGTGCTGGCGGACGGCGAGCGCTTCTTCCTGGTGACGTCGGCGTCGCACATGCCACGCGCGGTGCGCCATTTCGAGCGCGCGGGACTGGAACCGATTCCGGCGCCGACGGGATTCAAGACGGGCAGGGAGCGGGTGCGCACGCTGGGGTACTGGTTGCCGTCGGCCGGAAACCTGCGTAAGACCGAGCGGGCCGTTCACGAGACGCTGGGCCTGCTCGCGCTGGAACTCGATCACCGCGGGCGGTAG
- a CDS encoding ATP-binding protein, with translation MITRDAAVILQQLVASFPVVAVTGPRQSGKSTLVRAVFADRPYVSLEDPDRREFATDDPRGFLEQYPGGATLDEVQRCPELFSYLQTRVDASGRLGEWILTGSQQFGMLSAVSQSLAGRVGMLALLPFALGELQAAEREPASVNDWLWEGAYPPVHDRPVDPRLWYGSYVQTYLERDVRQLIEVRDLAVFQRFLRLVAGRTGQLLNQSALGEEVGVSHNTIREWLSVLEASYVIHRLPPHHRNFNKRLVKTPKLYMLDTGLACWLLGIENASQLATHPLRGALFETAVVGEFLKARWNRGLPSNLAFWRDRAGREVDLVIDRAGILQPVEIKSGATLSRDAFRGLERWCALAGAEGSSPLLVYAGEEERDQRGVAVMPWTSLGRP, from the coding sequence ATGATCACGAGAGACGCCGCCGTCATCCTCCAGCAGTTGGTCGCCAGTTTCCCAGTGGTCGCGGTCACGGGGCCACGTCAGTCGGGCAAGAGCACCCTGGTGCGTGCGGTGTTTGCCGATCGCCCGTATGTGTCGCTGGAGGATCCAGATCGTCGCGAGTTTGCGACCGATGATCCTCGCGGTTTTCTGGAGCAGTACCCCGGGGGCGCGACCCTCGATGAGGTGCAGCGCTGTCCGGAGCTGTTTTCCTATCTCCAGACACGGGTCGATGCGTCCGGGCGGCTGGGCGAGTGGATCCTGACCGGATCGCAGCAGTTCGGGATGCTCTCCGCGGTGTCCCAGAGCCTGGCGGGCCGTGTCGGCATGCTGGCGCTGTTGCCATTCGCTTTGGGTGAGCTGCAGGCAGCGGAGCGGGAACCGGCCAGCGTGAATGACTGGTTGTGGGAGGGTGCCTACCCACCGGTTCATGACCGGCCCGTGGATCCGCGTCTCTGGTACGGGAGCTACGTACAGACCTATCTTGAACGTGACGTGCGCCAGCTCATCGAGGTGCGCGATCTTGCCGTGTTCCAGCGCTTTCTGCGGCTGGTGGCGGGTCGCACGGGTCAGTTGTTGAACCAGTCGGCGCTGGGCGAAGAGGTTGGCGTCAGTCACAACACGATTCGTGAGTGGCTGTCGGTGCTGGAGGCCAGCTACGTCATCCATCGTTTGCCGCCGCACCATCGCAATTTCAACAAGCGGTTGGTCAAGACCCCGAAGCTGTACATGCTGGATACGGGCCTTGCCTGCTGGCTGCTGGGCATCGAGAATGCCAGCCAACTGGCCACGCACCCCCTGCGAGGCGCGCTGTTCGAGACGGCTGTGGTCGGCGAGTTTCTGAAGGCGCGCTGGAACCGGGGATTACCGTCCAACCTCGCTTTCTGGCGGGATCGGGCCGGGCGGGAGGTGGACTTGGTCATCGATCGGGCCGGCATATTGCAGCCGGTGGAGATCAAGTCGGGGGCGACCCTCAGCCGTGATGCGTTCCGAGGGCTGGAACGTTGGTGCGCGTTGGCAGGCGCGGAAGGGTCATCGCCCCTGTTGGTGTACGCCGGGGAAGAGGAACGCGACCAACGCGGCGTCGCGGTCATGCCCTGGACTTCCCTGGGAAGACCTTGA
- a CDS encoding YdcF family protein codes for MHRLMEGLRLLEALPDATLVVSGGSRRADEAPVAQGYAAAAQVARIRERDPQGEIVRVG; via the coding sequence GTGCATCGCCTGATGGAGGGGCTGCGCCTGCTCGAGGCCCTGCCGGACGCGACGCTGGTGGTCAGTGGCGGCAGCCGCCGTGCCGACGAGGCGCCGGTGGCGCAGGGCTATGCCGCGGCGGCGCAGGTGGCGCGCATCCGCGAGCGGGATCCGCAGGGGGAGATTGTTCGGGTGGGGTAG
- a CDS encoding type II toxin-antitoxin system MqsR family toxin, with the protein MVSNERFASACRDTPSYALSRVIELAKTGRVRYAGSRVQRDVENLAYRPEDVHRCLASLNACHFHRSEQYEPSGPWFDVYHVRYAGPADAVDELYVKLKLGPNCLVVVLASFHRER; encoded by the coding sequence ATGGTGAGTAACGAGCGATTCGCGAGCGCATGCCGGGATACACCGAGCTATGCGCTTTCGCGCGTGATCGAACTCGCCAAGACGGGTCGCGTTCGCTACGCGGGGAGCAGGGTGCAACGCGATGTGGAAAATCTGGCTTATCGACCGGAGGATGTGCATCGATGCCTCGCCTCGTTGAACGCGTGTCACTTCCATCGCTCCGAGCAGTACGAGCCTTCTGGACCCTGGTTTGATGTCTACCATGTGCGCTATGCCGGTCCTGCGGATGCCGTTGACGAACTCTACGTGAAGCTGAAGCTCGGACCGAATTGCCTGGTGGTCGTATTGGCCTCCTTTCACAGAGAACGCTAA
- a CDS encoding type II toxin-antitoxin system MqsA family antitoxin, translating into MTETSSICPVCESGALQPHRYSDTFQHQGKSLVVDDLEGYLCAECGADPVFEDQIRRNHARISDARREADGLLTGEQIRRLREHLGLRQRDASALFGGGANAFSKYERGEVIQSVAMDRLLRLVGRYPALLQELASPPAESLGSVAPKPGEYVGGDPVRLQGPARHGQAQRADGFVVVSLAKWTKDRAA; encoded by the coding sequence ATGACTGAAACCTCTTCGATTTGCCCCGTATGCGAAAGCGGGGCGCTGCAGCCGCACCGCTACAGCGACACGTTCCAGCATCAGGGCAAGAGCCTGGTGGTGGACGATCTGGAGGGCTATCTGTGTGCGGAGTGCGGAGCGGATCCAGTGTTTGAGGATCAGATCCGTCGCAACCACGCGCGGATCTCCGATGCGCGTCGTGAAGCGGATGGGCTTCTCACCGGGGAACAGATCCGGCGCTTGCGCGAGCATTTAGGGCTTAGGCAACGTGATGCGTCCGCGCTCTTTGGTGGTGGCGCGAACGCGTTCTCCAAGTACGAGCGCGGGGAAGTTATCCAGAGCGTTGCGATGGATCGCCTGTTGCGACTGGTGGGACGCTATCCTGCTTTGCTGCAAGAGTTGGCCTCACCGCCAGCAGAATCCCTTGGATCCGTGGCGCCCAAGCCCGGTGAATACGTGGGTGGGGATCCCGTTCGTCTGCAGGGTCCGGCGCGGCACGGACAGGCACAGCGTGCCGACGGATTCGTCGTCGTGAGCCTTGCCAAGTGGACCAAGGACCGTGCAGCGTGA
- a CDS encoding protein-export chaperone SecB, whose amino-acid sequence MSTADSTLLQQAVAGLRLHDIVLYESHFVHGEPFPEAEELAAVQQHKRGVSYRVTAFGSEEAAGKRLQVVVSLGERLVDDDSKDEPTIYFGVEAEYMVIYELVTDVSEEALHVFSNLNAVHNVWPFWRQHVFDLIGKARLPPLQIPLFSGGADG is encoded by the coding sequence GTGAGCACGGCGGATTCCACTCTGCTTCAGCAGGCCGTCGCAGGCCTTCGCCTGCATGACATCGTGCTGTATGAATCCCACTTTGTTCATGGGGAGCCGTTTCCCGAAGCGGAAGAATTGGCTGCTGTTCAACAGCATAAGCGCGGCGTGAGTTATCGCGTCACGGCATTTGGAAGCGAGGAAGCTGCCGGGAAAAGGCTACAGGTCGTGGTCTCGCTCGGAGAACGGCTCGTGGACGATGACAGCAAGGACGAACCCACGATCTATTTTGGTGTGGAAGCCGAGTACATGGTGATCTACGAGCTTGTCACCGACGTGTCCGAGGAAGCCCTGCATGTTTTCAGCAATCTGAATGCAGTGCACAACGTGTGGCCATTCTGGCGTCAGCATGTCTTCGACCTGATCGGCAAAGCGCGACTGCCACCGCTTCAAATCCCGCTGTTCTCGGGGGGCGCAGACGGCTAG
- a CDS encoding ElyC/SanA/YdcF family protein, whose product MLDVLKPLVGALAAPLALATLLVLFAALVWSLGRRGLGRLLLVLGLLLVFLASWAPVANRLLAPLEATYPPILDPRDHGDVTAVVVLGAGWDPEQGAPASVRLNTSWSVRLMEGLRLLEALPEARLLVSGASRDAARLPVARGYAQAAQALGVDPARIAVLDTPVDTAQEAYAVRAVLADGECFFLVTSASHMPRAVRHFERAGLEPIPAPTGFKTGSERVRTLGYWLPSAGNLRKTERAVHEKLGLLALELDHRGR is encoded by the coding sequence ATGCTCGACGTCCTCAAACCCCTCGTCGGCGCCCTCGCCGCACCCCTGGCGCTGGCGACCCTGCTCGTCCTTTTCGCCGCGCTCGTGTGGTCGCTCGGCCGACGCGGGCTCGGGCGCCTGCTGCTGGTGCTGGGCCTGCTGCTGGTCTTCCTGGCGTCCTGGGCCCCGGTCGCGAACCGCCTGCTGGCGCCGCTGGAGGCGACGTATCCTCCTATCCTGGATCCCCGCGATCACGGGGACGTGACCGCGGTGGTGGTGCTCGGCGCCGGATGGGATCCGGAGCAGGGGGCGCCGGCCTCGGTGCGGTTGAACACGAGTTGGTCGGTGCGCCTGATGGAAGGGCTGCGCCTGCTCGAGGCGTTGCCGGAGGCGCGCTTGCTGGTGAGCGGCGCGAGCCGGGACGCAGCGCGCCTACCGGTGGCGCGGGGCTACGCGCAGGCGGCCCAGGCGCTGGGGGTGGATCCCGCGCGCATCGCGGTGCTGGATACGCCGGTCGATACCGCGCAGGAGGCGTACGCGGTGCGGGCGGTGCTGGCGGACGGCGAGTGCTTCTTCCTGGTGACGTCGGCCTCGCACATGCCGCGCGCGGTGCGGCACTTTGAGCGGGCGGGGCTTGAACCGATTCCGGCGCCCACAGGGTTCAAGACGGGGAGCGAGCGGGTGCGGACGCTGGGGTACTGGCTGCCGTCGGCCGGGAACCTGCGCAAGACCGAGCGGGCCGTGCACGAGAAGCTGGGCCTGCTCGCGCTGGAACTCGATCACCGGGGACGGTAG
- the abiEi gene encoding type IV toxin-antitoxin system AbiEi family antitoxin: MWRLLLLLDVLSDGFEGCNALELPQTGTEVFPIGLRVPISGFRFTEKQCSNGVSVYLGAMEQSVAIKTLAEWARAGRVVFTVGDLAKLFPADQRRTLLAALGRLVDEGVLARACRGVYVYVLTGDPGSDVIERIAVALRRGHYSYTSLESALSEYGAISQIPVDRLTAMTTGRSGVYRTPWGTIEFTHTKRSPADILENTRLVGRPLRMATPQAAWRDLKRVGRNTHLVDARALADD, from the coding sequence GTGTGGCGTCTGCTGTTGTTGCTCGATGTATTGTCGGATGGTTTCGAGGGATGCAACGCGCTGGAGCTGCCACAAACCGGAACAGAGGTCTTTCCCATCGGGTTGCGGGTCCCGATTTCAGGATTCAGGTTTACGGAAAAGCAGTGTTCTAATGGTGTTTCTGTATACTTGGGGGCCATGGAGCAGTCTGTTGCGATCAAGACATTGGCCGAGTGGGCCCGGGCTGGGCGCGTCGTGTTTACCGTGGGGGATCTGGCCAAGCTGTTTCCTGCGGACCAGCGGCGGACCCTGCTGGCTGCGCTCGGGAGGTTGGTGGACGAGGGCGTGCTGGCGCGGGCGTGCCGCGGTGTGTATGTGTATGTACTGACGGGCGATCCGGGTTCCGATGTGATCGAACGCATTGCTGTGGCCCTGCGCCGCGGCCACTACAGTTACACCAGCCTGGAATCGGCGCTGTCGGAGTATGGGGCGATTTCACAGATTCCGGTCGATCGCCTGACGGCCATGACGACGGGCCGATCGGGCGTGTATCGAACGCCCTGGGGCACCATTGAATTCACCCATACCAAGCGGTCACCGGCCGATATTCTGGAAAATACGCGCCTAGTGGGCCGGCCGCTACGCATGGCCACACCGCAAGCGGCCTGGCGTGATCTCAAGCGGGTGGGCCGCAACACCCATCTGGTCGATGCGCGGGCCCTGGCCGATGACTGA
- a CDS encoding nucleotidyl transferase AbiEii/AbiGii toxin family protein yields MAQSGRGHMRPVIEKELLHYDILFGLDRDGLLDELTFQGGTALRLCYGSPRFSEDLDFAGGRDFSRARVDGIRAALEAYIGQRYGLEVIVREPVELVDDPGHRGIHVGTWQIAIITAPIGPDIPRQRIKLEIANVEAYSRQPRSLRLNYDFLPDGYGDTLVLAESLDEIMADKLVSLVNNQRYVRHRDIWDLRWLKQQGAAVNPGWVASKIEDYRITDYRDRLDDLRARLPAIVRSAAFAQEMNRFLPVDVQQRTLAKPKFLDFLASEIDGLLTTVRSALQSGR; encoded by the coding sequence ATGGCGCAGTCGGGTCGTGGCCACATGCGCCCGGTGATCGAAAAGGAACTGCTGCACTACGACATCCTGTTCGGGCTCGACCGCGACGGGCTGCTCGATGAGTTGACGTTTCAGGGCGGGACGGCGCTTCGTCTCTGCTACGGCTCACCCCGTTTCAGCGAGGATCTGGACTTTGCCGGCGGGCGAGACTTTTCGCGCGCGCGGGTCGACGGCATCAGGGCCGCACTGGAAGCCTACATCGGCCAGCGCTATGGCCTCGAGGTGATCGTGCGTGAGCCGGTCGAGCTCGTCGATGATCCGGGCCACCGCGGCATTCATGTCGGCACCTGGCAGATCGCGATCATCACCGCACCCATAGGGCCTGATATTCCGCGGCAGCGGATCAAGCTCGAAATCGCCAATGTCGAGGCCTATTCTCGACAGCCGCGCAGCCTCCGTCTCAACTATGACTTTCTGCCCGATGGCTACGGCGATACGCTGGTGTTGGCCGAATCGCTGGATGAGATCATGGCCGACAAGCTGGTGTCGCTGGTCAATAATCAGCGCTACGTGCGCCATCGGGATATCTGGGATTTGCGCTGGCTCAAGCAGCAGGGGGCGGCGGTCAATCCGGGGTGGGTCGCAAGCAAGATCGAGGACTACCGCATCACCGACTACCGCGACCGGCTGGACGACCTGCGCGCCAGACTGCCTGCCATCGTCCGTAGCGCTGCCTTTGCCCAGGAAATGAACCGCTTTCTGCCGGTTGACGTGCAGCAACGAACCCTTGCAAAACCCAAGTTCCTGGATTTTCTTGCCAGCGAGATTGATGGTCTGCTGACAACGGTTCGGAGCGCGCTACAGTCTGGGCGATGA